From a region of the Helianthus annuus cultivar XRQ/B chromosome 5, HanXRQr2.0-SUNRISE, whole genome shotgun sequence genome:
- the LOC110939589 gene encoding U4/U6.U5 tri-snRNP-associated protein 2, with amino-acid sequence MVGLNNIKETDFVNVTIQSLMRVTPLRNIFLIPENYADSKSVLVHRFGELTRKIWHARNFKGQVSPHEFLQAVMKASKKRFRIGAQSDPVEFMSWLLNTLHTDLKSSRTKTSSIIHRCFQGELEVVKEINAKDGAETSKMPFLMLGVDLPPPPLFKDVMEKNIIPQVPLFNILKKFDGESVTEVVRPRVARMRYRVTRLPQYLILHMRRFTKNNFFVEKNPTLVNFPVKNLELKDYIPYHLKRERKKECVPSMI; translated from the exons ATG GTCGGGCTTAATAACATTAAGGAGACTGATTTTGTTAATGTCACCATTCAGTCTTTAATGCGAGTGACCCCCTTGAGAAATATTTTTCTCATTCCTGAAAATTACGCCGACAGTAAATCTGTCCTTGTTCACCGTTTTGGTGAGCTGACAAGGAAGATATGGCATGCAAGGAATTTCAAAGGACAG GTTAGCCCTCATGAATTTTTGCAAGCAGTTATGAAAGCCAGTAAAAAACGATTTCGTATAGGGGCACAGTCTGATCCTGTTGAATTTATGTCATGGCTTCTCAATACACTGCACACAGACCTTAAAAGTTCAAGGACAAAGACCAGCAGCATTATCCATCGGTGTTTTCAG GGAGAACTGGAGGTTGTGAAAGAGATTAATGCAAAAGATGGTGCTGAGACCAGTAAGATGCCATTTTTGATGCTTGGAGTAGATTTGCCGCCACCCCCACTTTTCAAAGACGTGATGGAGAAAAATATAATTCCTCAA GTTCCACTTTTCAACATACTGAAGAAGTTTGATGGGGAGAGTGTAACTGAAGTAGTGCGTCCTCGTGTAGCCAGGATGAGATATCGCGTTACAAGACTTCCACAGTATCTTATTCTTCACATGCGTCGCTTCACGAAGAATAATTTCTTTGTGGAGAAAAATCCAACCCTTg TTAACTTCCCTGTGAAAAATCTGGAGCTGAAGGATTATATACCATATCATCTAAAGAGGGAGAGGAAGAAAGAGTGCGTTCCAAGTATGATTTGA